TCCGGTTTTCCTAATATCCGAAAAGATGTGAGAAGCAGGTTTGGTGAAGTTCAGGAAAAGCTGAAGCGAGAGCAGGAAAGCCTTAGTATACTTGTGATGCATCAGGCAATTGATGGTTCCCAGATCGTTGGATACATCTTTCGGGATAATGCTGATGTAGTGAATATCAAAGATATAAGCCGAGATTTTGATCTTGTGCTGAGTGGTCACATTCACCGGAGACAGATACTCACCAATGGACGTCAACCCATCATTTATAGCGGTTCTGTGGAGCGGACATCCTTTCAAGAGATGAGCGAGCCAAAGGGTTATTATGAAGTGGAGATGGCAAAGAGCTCAAGGGGATGGCGAGCTGATAAAATAGCGCTCAGGGAACTGCCAGCACGCCCGATGGTGGACATCTATCTTGATGATATTATTGAACGAAGTAACTGGGAAGAGCTACTGAAAGAAAAGATAAGTCATCTGCACAACGACAGTATCGTGCGGTTGAAACTGAAGAATAAGGCAGCCAATCTTGATTTGACTGCAGAAAAATTGCGTAAGATTTTTCCAAAGACGATGAATTATAGTTTGTCACGTTCACTTTTTTCCGATAATAATGATAAAAATTAGTGTTGTTTGAAAGGAAAAGATATTTGTAATAATTTAACAATTGACAATTTAGGAGAATTTTTACTTTTTTGAAAATAATTGATAAGAAGAAAATATTTTACTGGAGAAGAACATGCGAAGAAATTATCCTTTTAGTGCACTGGTAGGTCAGGAAGAGTTATTTCTGGGGCTTTTATTGAATGTGATCAATCCTGAATTAGGTGGGCTCTTGATCAAAGGAGTGAAAGGTTCCGGTAAAAGTACTGCAGTTCATGGATTAAGTGATGTTATTCCAGACATCGAGATACTTAAGGACTGCGAATTTAACTGCAATCCCGATAAACAGGAAGAGTGGTGTAAAAGTTGTCAGGTGAAATATGCTGGAAAAGAGAAACAGGTAATAAACCAGCAGGCGAGAACTATGTCCGTTCCTTTGAGTGTCACGGAAGACAGGCTGCTGGGAACGATAGATATTGAGCGGTTACTTCAGAAGGGGGAGAAGCATTTTATCCCGGGAATTCTGGTGCAGGCGCATCGTCAGATATTATATATAGATGAAGTGAATCTGCTGCCAGATCATATAGTAGATGATATTCTGGATGTGGCAGCAATGGGCTGGAACCGGGTAGAGCGGGAAGGATTTTCTGTGGAGCATCCAGCGAAATTTTTATTGATAGGTACTATGAATCCGGAAGAGGGAGAATTACGTCCCCAGATTTTAGATCGCTTTCCGCTTTCTGTGGAACTGAAATCAGTGGAGGACGGCAGGTTGCGGAAGGAGATCATTCAGCGGAATCTGGCATTTGAGCGTGATGCAGCAGGATTTATTGACAGTTTTATAACTGAAACAGAAGGTTTACGCAACCAGGTAGAAGCAGCCAGGGCAATACTTGAAAAAGTTCAGGTAAACCCAGTGTTTTACGATCTGATAGTAAAACTTGGCAGTGAATTTAAACTGGATGGACACAGAGCAGATATTATAATAATCAAAACAGCCAGAACCCAGGCAGCCCTGGAAATGAGAGGGGAAGTAGAATTCCGTCATATTCGTCAGGCTGCTCATCTCGCTCTGGGACATAGAACTCGTGAAGGTGGATTGAGTAAGCCATTAACAACAGAGGAAATCGATGAGTTCTTTGATCGTCATAAGGAATGGCAGACTAAAGGACAAGGGAAAATTGAACGCAATGTTGTAGATAAAAACATCAGACTTTTTACAGATAGTGGATTGGTGCAATACGAAAAAAAATGACAAGGGCTTTGGGTAATGCAGTAACCTGGCTCGAAACCCAAAGTCCGCAGGAACTTGAGTCAAATATTCCACAATTAGCGATTCGTTATGCAGAAGCAGACTCGGAATTAACAGAAGCGGAAAAGACGATCTTAATTGAGATGCTCAGCATTTTTGACAGATATCATAATAAGAGTGAGAATCTGGCCGCTTTGCGCTATTTTCTGCACCAGCTTTCTGATCCTGAGTCTGACACAACAATTATTCAAGCGAAACGTGGTATAATTAAATCGCTGTTTATCTTTGATGAGCAAATGAATCTGAAAACGCTGTTGAAATATGTGCTGGGACTGGTACGTAACCGCAAAATAATCGGAGAAAGGTTAAATTTGCCACGGTACAGAACAGTACGCAAGGGAGTATCTGAGAACAGGGAAGAAGAAGCCAGGTTCAAGATCGAATCCGGCTGGCAGCAGAAACTGCGTTTGAATCTGGCAAAGCGTAAGAAAAGCCGCAGGATTACTGATCAAATATTTAAGGCAGCTCGCAATAGAATACTGAGGTATCAGCAAGCAGGTAGAGGTGAATTGTGTCCCTTGCCTACTTTACTCAATGCTGCTGGGATGGGGCATTATAATCTGGCTGAGAAAAGATTTACGATCGATAAGTCTGATTTCTGCCACGCTGTTTATGCCCAGAATGAAATATTTAATATTATGCTGGTGCTGGATACGAGTAAGTCCATATCCTGGGTGATACCGCACATTGAGAAACTGGTGAGTTGTCTGAGCGACAATGTGAGTAAAGCCCGTGACAAACTGGGATTGATCACTTTCCGGGATGATCTGGCGCAAATATATCATTACCCTACTTTGA
This window of the Candidatus Stygibacter australis genome carries:
- a CDS encoding VWA domain-containing protein, whose translation is MTRALGNAVTWLETQSPQELESNIPQLAIRYAEADSELTEAEKTILIEMLSIFDRYHNKSENLAALRYFLHQLSDPESDTTIIQAKRGIIKSLFIFDEQMNLKTLLKYVLGLVRNRKIIGERLNLPRYRTVRKGVSENREEEARFKIESGWQQKLRLNLAKRKKSRRITDQIFKAARNRILRYQQAGRGELCPLPTLLNAAGMGHYNLAEKRFTIDKSDFCHAVYAQNEIFNIMLVLDTSKSISWVIPHIEKLVSCLSDNVSKARDKLGLITFRDDLAQIYHYPTLNVLQVIGTINQLEVKGGTPLGEGLQLANQVLGKSKYRLAGMKNLVILISDCFPEPLEGGHTSLLDEPSYKKVIKTAEQLAANRVRLMIINPARKGNKTYWSKKLIDILIKNWGTRYLELNPVTSYNLFKGEKEIVDKRNLEQLMEMMGELKVEI
- a CDS encoding AAA family ATPase, which translates into the protein MRRNYPFSALVGQEELFLGLLLNVINPELGGLLIKGVKGSGKSTAVHGLSDVIPDIEILKDCEFNCNPDKQEEWCKSCQVKYAGKEKQVINQQARTMSVPLSVTEDRLLGTIDIERLLQKGEKHFIPGILVQAHRQILYIDEVNLLPDHIVDDILDVAAMGWNRVEREGFSVEHPAKFLLIGTMNPEEGELRPQILDRFPLSVELKSVEDGRLRKEIIQRNLAFERDAAGFIDSFITETEGLRNQVEAARAILEKVQVNPVFYDLIVKLGSEFKLDGHRADIIIIKTARTQAALEMRGEVEFRHIRQAAHLALGHRTREGGLSKPLTTEEIDEFFDRHKEWQTKGQGKIERNVVDKNIRLFTDSGLVQYEKK
- a CDS encoding DNA repair exonuclease — encoded protein: MVKITFLSDTHLGFDLPLRPRLNIRRRGEDFFANTRQVLDMAIAEKSDLIIHGGDLFFRSKVPAPIIDKVYALLFEYAEKGIPIIIVPGNHERSVLPQSILLNHPNLYIFQQAESFEFLIRGEKVIVSGFPNIRKDVRSRFGEVQEKLKREQESLSILVMHQAIDGSQIVGYIFRDNADVVNIKDISRDFDLVLSGHIHRRQILTNGRQPIIYSGSVERTSFQEMSEPKGYYEVEMAKSSRGWRADKIALRELPARPMVDIYLDDIIERSNWEELLKEKISHLHNDSIVRLKLKNKAANLDLTAEKLRKIFPKTMNYSLSRSLFSDNNDKN